In the Candidatus Hydrogenedentota bacterium genome, AGGGCCCAGGCGTCCACCCGCTGGCCCAGAGGCAGATGCTCGCGCAGGCTCACCACGTCAAAGGTGGTTTCCCGGGGCAGCGTCAGCACCAGTTCCGGTGTGGTGACGCCGTCGTCCGGACACCAGTAGGTGCCCTTGTCCCCGTCCAGCACCCTCGCCGCCGCATAGACCGGATCGCCCCCGCGGACGTTGGAAGCCTCGGCGGCCGCGCCTTTCGCGAGGTCGGTGTCGAACAGGGCCCTCAGCCGCCGCCCGAACTCCCGCAGGGACGCCGCGTCGTTCTCGTGGATGCGTCCCCGCCGGTCCGGCGGCAGGTTGAGGAGAAACGACGCGCCGCGCCCGACGGACTCAAAGTACAGTTTCATAAGGTTTTCCGGCGTGCGGACCTCGCCGTCCTGCTGCTTGTGGTAGAACCACCCCGGACGGATGGACACGTCCACCTCCGCAGGCATCCAGTAACGCCCGTTGCGGACCCCGGTCTCCCCCAGTTTGTACTCCGTCTGGCCGGGCGCGGGCGGTTCCCCGCCGCGGCCCTCCGGCGAATAGGTGGCCCAGCAGGGCTCCCCGGCAAAGCCCGACTCGTTGCCCACCCAGCGGATGTCCGGCCCGATGTCGCTGAACATGACCGCGTCCGGCTGAAGCTCCCGGACCAGCTCCCGGGTCGTCTCCCACCCGTAATAGGCCGCCGCGTCTATCTTGCGCGTCTCCCTCGCGCCGCCATACCAGCCGTCGCCGCCGTTCGCCCCGTCAAACCACACCTCGAAAATGGGGCCGTACTCCGTGAGCAGCTCCCGGAGCTGGTTGCGGAAATACTCCACATAGGCCGGGCGGCCGTACTCCGCATGGTTCCGGTCCCAGGGCGAAAGATACACGCCGAAGGAAAGCCCTGCGG is a window encoding:
- a CDS encoding alpha-L-fucosidase, which codes for MTCLALTLLVSVDAFGAAVAPPAPHGVVPSARQLQWHEREFYCFVHFTINTFTDKEWGYGDESPELFNPTDFDAAQIVGAAKEAGMRGLILTCKHHDGFCLWPSKFTRHSVAASPWKDGKGDVVREFSDACRAAGLSFGVYLSPWDRNHAEYGRPAYVEYFRNQLRELLTEYGPIFEVWFDGANGGDGWYGGARETRKIDAAAYYGWETTRELVRELQPDAVMFSDIGPDIRWVGNESGFAGEPCWATYSPEGRGGEPPAPGQTEYKLGETGVRNGRYWMPAEVDVSIRPGWFYHKQQDGEVRTPENLMKLYFESVGRGASFLLNLPPDRRGRIHENDAASLREFGRRLRALFDTDLAKGAAAEASNVRGGDPVYAAARVLDGDKGTYWCPDDGVTTPELVLTLPRETTFDVVSLREHLPLGQRVDAWALDRWTGAAWEEFARGMSIGARRLWRGEVVTTDKVRLRIVKAAACPALSEFSLHLQKP